One genomic window of Nakamurella panacisegetis includes the following:
- a CDS encoding Ig-like domain-containing protein produces MEQSTYRQPSGARRFVLAIVAAVLLAAGLLVSLSGSARASVIDGAIKSVTVTPRSVTSYTDRITTNVSWCVPDGTKPGDTFSMTIPGQFSDYPTSFALKAADGSVVAAARISGDPAVATFTMSRYAATHEGICGTAFFTANIGYQTAGTTQTLTYTTSAGQTFRPTVTVPAATGIARDVPHKWGHFSDGNDQCGATAKDCVTWVFETPVGPLDGGTITDQVAATGAAWTFDCATVTASIGNATGGNNAFSQGVSYSGATVTCTDDTLKITYGAFDTNAMLQFTVKATAATANPAGNITYDNTAAFDLVGTDGEHRTVDSSTSVTSANAGGNGNGTVPVAPTAPKSSGTGSSTDISVLSTSRSSNSTSTPSGTTTSGPAAATSATTSSGTSALASTGIFGIGPMSGAAAVVLIAGGLVLMIGRRRRSAARR; encoded by the coding sequence GTGGAGCAGTCCACTTACCGACAGCCGTCCGGCGCTCGGCGATTCGTCCTGGCGATCGTCGCGGCGGTCCTACTCGCGGCCGGTCTGCTGGTCAGCCTGTCCGGCAGTGCGCGGGCGTCGGTGATCGACGGAGCCATCAAGAGCGTCACCGTCACGCCGCGGAGCGTGACCTCCTACACGGACCGGATCACCACGAATGTCAGCTGGTGCGTGCCCGACGGCACGAAGCCGGGCGACACCTTCTCGATGACGATCCCCGGTCAGTTCAGCGACTACCCGACATCGTTCGCGCTCAAGGCGGCCGATGGTTCGGTTGTCGCGGCTGCCCGTATCAGCGGTGATCCGGCGGTGGCGACGTTCACCATGTCTCGCTACGCGGCCACGCACGAGGGCATCTGCGGGACCGCGTTCTTCACGGCCAACATCGGCTATCAGACCGCCGGCACCACGCAGACCCTGACCTACACCACCAGCGCCGGGCAGACGTTCCGGCCGACGGTCACCGTGCCCGCGGCGACCGGGATCGCCCGCGATGTCCCGCACAAATGGGGCCACTTCAGCGACGGCAACGATCAGTGCGGCGCCACCGCCAAGGACTGCGTGACGTGGGTGTTCGAGACTCCGGTGGGCCCGCTCGACGGCGGCACCATCACCGATCAGGTGGCGGCCACCGGCGCCGCCTGGACCTTCGACTGCGCCACCGTCACCGCCTCCATCGGCAACGCGACCGGCGGCAACAATGCCTTCAGCCAGGGGGTGTCCTACAGCGGCGCCACGGTCACCTGCACCGATGACACGCTCAAGATCACCTACGGCGCCTTCGACACCAACGCGATGCTGCAGTTCACGGTGAAGGCCACGGCCGCGACCGCGAACCCGGCCGGCAACATCACCTACGACAACACGGCCGCCTTCGATCTGGTCGGGACCGACGGGGAGCACAGGACGGTCGACTCGAGCACCTCGGTCACCTCGGCCAATGCCGGCGGTAACGGCAACGGCACCGTTCCGGTTGCCCCCACCGCGCCGAAGTCGAGTGGCACCGGCTCGTCGACCGACATCAGCGTCCTGTCGACCAGTCGGTCGTCGAACTCGACCAGTACCCCGAGTGGCACCACGACCTCCGGTCCGGCGGCTGCCACTTCCGCAACGACCTCATCCGGCACCTCGGCGCTGGCCTCGACCGGGATCTTCGGGATCGGACCGATGTCGGGCGCCGCCGCTGTGGTCCTGATCGCCGGTGGTCTCGTGCTGATGATCGGACGTCGTCGCCGATCGGCCGCCCGCCGCTGA
- a CDS encoding EcsC family protein: protein MAGSIGGEVAKRMAPAITGSAVRDVLERAIDGVGPVPSAAQSGDNALRRAGGNVDQAIDTLIGQHVKMAGAQGFLTNVGGLLTMALTVPANIAAVSLLQCHLSATILHLRGYDLASPSVRDAVLVCLLDGDARKALSKSTKLTMSAAALATAVPDQAVQAELAKAVTGQLLAMSGGKQMAKFVARRIPVLGGAVGGIGDAFSTRRIGRDAARTPLAPTGPRRVVARSR from the coding sequence GAGGTCGCCAAACGAATGGCTCCGGCCATCACCGGCAGTGCCGTGCGGGACGTGCTCGAACGAGCCATCGACGGGGTCGGCCCCGTGCCGAGCGCGGCCCAGTCGGGCGACAACGCCCTGCGCCGGGCCGGCGGCAACGTCGACCAGGCCATCGACACCCTGATCGGTCAGCACGTCAAGATGGCCGGTGCGCAGGGCTTCCTGACCAACGTCGGCGGCCTGCTGACCATGGCCCTCACCGTCCCGGCCAACATCGCCGCCGTCTCGCTGCTGCAGTGCCACCTGTCGGCCACCATCCTCCACCTGCGTGGTTACGACCTGGCCAGCCCATCCGTGCGAGACGCGGTACTGGTCTGCCTGCTGGACGGCGACGCCCGGAAGGCGTTGAGCAAGTCCACGAAGCTGACCATGTCGGCGGCGGCCCTGGCCACCGCCGTCCCGGACCAGGCGGTCCAGGCCGAGCTGGCCAAGGCCGTCACCGGACAACTGCTCGCAATGTCCGGAGGCAAGCAGATGGCCAAGTTCGTCGCCCGACGCATCCCCGTCCTGGGCGGTGCGGTCGGCGGTATCGGCGATGCCTTCTCGACGCGCCGCATCGGTCGCGACGCGGCCCGCACCCCACTCGCCCCGACCGGCCCGCGGCGCGTCGTCGCCCGTTCGCGGTAG
- a CDS encoding Nramp family divalent metal transporter yields the protein MLGPAFVAAIAYVDPGNVAANLQAGAKYGYLLVWVLVLATATAGLVQYLSAKLGVVTGKSLPELVGERLRPVTRIAFWLQAEAVAVATDLAEVVGGAIALHLLFNLPLLVGGLIAGVVSMAVLMFQDIRGQRPFERVITGMLLIIAVGFIAGLFVSPPSPSGVAAGLLPQFDGTDSMMLATAMFGATVMPHVVYLHSALSRDRFGQAPNRSVRSRLLKATRADVTFAMILAGTVNIAMLLLAASALQGQSGVDTIEGAHAAVEAHLGAVVGLMFAIGLLVSGLASTAVGCYAGSVIMQGLIKRRISLPLRRIITLIPALVVLAVGAEPTAALVLSQVVLSFGLPFALVPLLKLTSSRTLMHEQANALATKIIGWAAAVAIAGLNIVLIVGVISGA from the coding sequence ATGCTCGGGCCGGCCTTCGTCGCCGCCATCGCCTACGTCGATCCGGGCAACGTCGCGGCCAATCTCCAGGCCGGAGCCAAGTACGGGTACCTGCTGGTCTGGGTCCTGGTCCTGGCCACGGCCACGGCGGGACTGGTGCAGTACCTGTCGGCCAAACTCGGAGTGGTGACCGGGAAGTCCCTTCCGGAGCTGGTCGGTGAGCGGCTGCGCCCCGTCACCCGGATCGCCTTCTGGCTGCAGGCCGAAGCGGTGGCCGTGGCCACCGATCTGGCCGAGGTGGTCGGCGGCGCGATCGCCCTGCACCTGCTGTTCAACCTCCCGTTGCTGGTCGGCGGCCTCATCGCCGGTGTGGTGTCGATGGCCGTGCTGATGTTCCAGGACATCCGGGGCCAGCGGCCGTTCGAGCGGGTCATCACCGGGATGTTGCTGATCATCGCCGTCGGGTTCATCGCCGGACTGTTCGTCTCCCCACCGTCGCCCTCGGGCGTGGCCGCCGGGCTGCTACCCCAGTTCGACGGCACCGACTCGATGATGCTGGCCACGGCCATGTTCGGCGCCACCGTGATGCCGCACGTCGTCTACCTCCACTCGGCCCTGAGCCGCGACCGGTTCGGCCAGGCTCCGAACCGCTCCGTGCGCAGCCGTCTGCTCAAGGCGACCAGGGCCGACGTCACCTTCGCGATGATCCTGGCCGGAACGGTCAACATCGCCATGCTGCTGCTGGCCGCCTCCGCGCTGCAAGGGCAGTCCGGAGTCGACACAATCGAAGGGGCCCATGCCGCGGTGGAGGCCCACCTCGGCGCGGTCGTCGGTCTGATGTTCGCCATCGGCCTGCTGGTGTCCGGTCTGGCGTCGACCGCGGTGGGCTGTTACGCCGGCAGCGTGATCATGCAGGGGCTGATCAAACGGCGGATCAGCCTGCCGCTGCGCCGGATCATCACGCTGATCCCGGCGCTGGTGGTGTTGGCGGTCGGCGCCGAACCGACGGCCGCGCTGGTGCTGTCCCAGGTGGTGCTGTCATTCGGTCTGCCGTTCGCCCTGGTTCCGCTGCTCAAGCTGACGTCGAGCCGCACCCTGATGCACGAGCAGGCGAACGCTCTGGCCACCAAGATCATCGGCTGGGCGGCTGCCGTGGCCATCGCCGGACTGAACATCGTGCTGATCGTCGGCGTGATCAGCGGGGCATAG
- a CDS encoding FMN-binding protein → MRRITLTVVTTLAILVLLFSYRTSRNQSVTAATVSVASAHVVSGGSAAVVSSAAGPDPSSKSVTVPSTSGSTPTSTAAPSKTRSSARSSGSKSTTAAATTAAPTTTKVDGAAASTPYGDIQVEVTITGGKITDVQPLVYPNQDPRDQQINADALPQLQAQVLAAQSANISGVSGATYTSQGYVTSLQSALDAAKFK, encoded by the coding sequence ATGCGTCGAATCACCCTGACCGTCGTCACCACGTTGGCGATCCTGGTCCTGCTGTTCAGCTATCGCACCAGCCGGAACCAGTCGGTGACGGCGGCGACCGTCTCGGTCGCGTCGGCCCACGTGGTGTCCGGCGGGTCGGCCGCGGTGGTCTCCTCGGCCGCCGGCCCCGACCCGAGCAGCAAGTCCGTGACCGTCCCGTCGACGTCCGGCTCGACCCCGACCTCCACCGCCGCGCCGTCGAAGACCCGCAGCAGCGCCCGGTCCAGCGGCTCCAAGTCGACCACCGCAGCGGCGACCACCGCCGCGCCGACCACGACCAAGGTGGACGGCGCGGCCGCCAGCACGCCGTACGGCGACATCCAGGTCGAGGTGACCATCACCGGCGGCAAGATCACCGACGTCCAGCCCCTGGTCTACCCGAACCAGGACCCGCGGGACCAGCAGATCAACGCCGATGCCCTGCCGCAGCTGCAGGCCCAGGTGCTGGCCGCGCAGAGTGCCAACATCTCCGGAGTCAGTGGAGCCACCTACACGTCCCAGGGTTACGTCACCTCGTTGCAGTCGGCCCTCGACGCCGCCAAGTTCAAGTGA
- a CDS encoding 2-hydroxyacid dehydrogenase — protein MTVVCVPDPGAVGLLGAVPDGVEVIVWDGRGTPPAGVERTEFWVPKVEDEGDLPAVFAAMPELKVMQLTSAGVENLVGQIPVRVTLCTARGVHGPSVAELVLLFILASQRRLPHFQDAQRAGQWDLVEGDDLGGKRVLIIGAGNLGDETARRLRSFDAVPILVGRGARDGVRARSELSDLLPTADIVVLTLPLTTESKGMVDAAFLARMPDHALLINVARGPIVDTAALLTELTSGRLRAALDVFDPEPLPEGHPLWSAPNVIITPHTAGHVRQAGPRAFALVNAQLRRFMTGENLLNVIAGDY, from the coding sequence ATGACTGTCGTGTGCGTTCCTGACCCCGGGGCCGTCGGGCTCCTCGGCGCGGTTCCGGACGGGGTGGAAGTCATCGTCTGGGACGGTCGTGGCACCCCGCCGGCGGGGGTCGAGCGGACCGAGTTCTGGGTGCCCAAGGTCGAGGACGAGGGCGACCTGCCGGCCGTGTTCGCAGCGATGCCCGAGCTCAAGGTCATGCAGCTGACCAGTGCCGGTGTGGAGAACCTGGTCGGCCAGATCCCGGTCCGGGTGACGCTGTGCACCGCGCGCGGCGTGCACGGACCGTCGGTGGCGGAACTGGTGCTGCTGTTCATCCTCGCCTCGCAGCGGCGGCTGCCGCACTTCCAGGATGCCCAGCGCGCCGGTCAGTGGGACCTGGTCGAGGGGGACGACCTGGGCGGCAAGCGCGTGTTGATCATCGGCGCCGGCAACCTGGGCGACGAGACGGCACGGCGCCTGCGCAGCTTCGACGCCGTCCCGATCCTGGTCGGGCGGGGCGCCCGGGACGGTGTCCGGGCCCGGTCCGAGTTGTCCGATCTGCTGCCGACGGCCGACATCGTGGTCCTGACCCTGCCGCTCACCACCGAGAGCAAGGGCATGGTCGACGCCGCTTTCCTGGCCCGGATGCCCGACCATGCGCTGTTGATCAACGTGGCCCGTGGCCCGATCGTCGACACCGCCGCGCTGCTGACCGAGCTGACGTCCGGACGCCTCCGGGCGGCCCTGGACGTGTTCGACCCGGAACCACTGCCGGAGGGCCACCCGTTGTGGAGCGCACCGAACGTGATCATCACCCCCCACACTGCCGGGCACGTCAGGCAAGCCGGTCCGCGCGCGTTCGCCCTGGTCAACGCGCAACTCCGACGCTTCATGACGGGCGAGAATCTGCTCAACGTCATCGCCGGCGACTACTGA
- a CDS encoding group II truncated hemoglobin produces MRPNLYEFAGGEPAFRRLAVAHHARCLADPELNHPFSHADANPEHLEHLAAYWAEVLGGPPVYSQRYGTESALLVMHSGNGDLTDLGRRFVDCFVAAADDAGLPGDLEFRRALRDYMVWAVDEFLSYPEPGDVPGGKSIPRWSWDGLVR; encoded by the coding sequence ATGCGTCCGAACTTGTACGAATTCGCCGGTGGAGAGCCGGCGTTCCGCAGGTTGGCCGTCGCGCACCACGCCCGCTGCCTGGCCGACCCGGAACTGAACCACCCGTTCTCCCACGCCGACGCGAACCCGGAGCACCTCGAACATCTCGCCGCCTACTGGGCCGAGGTACTCGGGGGTCCGCCCGTGTACTCCCAGCGCTACGGCACCGAGTCGGCCTTGCTGGTCATGCACTCCGGAAACGGCGACCTGACCGATCTCGGTCGGCGGTTCGTCGACTGTTTCGTCGCCGCGGCGGATGACGCCGGCCTTCCCGGCGACCTCGAATTCCGGCGAGCCCTGAGGGACTACATGGTGTGGGCGGTCGACGAGTTCCTGTCCTACCCGGAACCCGGGGACGTCCCGGGTGGGAAGTCGATCCCGCGCTGGTCCTGGGACGGGCTGGTGCGCTGA
- a CDS encoding FAD:protein FMN transferase, giving the protein MSARTEMIMGLPVSIHLRDGAPGRSSEARALAATDAAFGEMRHFDQIFSPYRDDSTLTAVRSGRVDVAQAGDEFTEMLERADEAKTLTDGAFDVRFAGELEPSGLVKGWAAERAGAHLAALDLDWYLNAGGDITVGGTAEPWRLGIEHPADPSGLITVVQLRTGGIATSGSAHRGAHIIDPLTGTAASGIRQVTVIGPSLARADVWATAIAARGSAALISADDHLVRNCVADGYQVFAVAADGRICATEGFAEYQVNDLPRPAVRPFAALA; this is encoded by the coding sequence GTGAGCGCGCGAACCGAGATGATCATGGGCCTCCCGGTCAGCATCCATCTCCGGGACGGGGCGCCCGGCCGGTCGTCCGAGGCCAGGGCGCTCGCGGCCACGGACGCTGCGTTCGGCGAGATGCGGCACTTCGACCAGATCTTCAGCCCGTACCGCGACGACAGCACGTTGACCGCGGTGCGCTCCGGCCGGGTCGACGTCGCGCAGGCCGGCGACGAATTCACCGAGATGCTGGAGCGGGCGGACGAGGCCAAGACGCTGACCGACGGAGCCTTCGACGTCCGTTTCGCCGGTGAACTCGAGCCGAGCGGCCTGGTGAAGGGGTGGGCCGCGGAGCGGGCCGGTGCGCATCTGGCCGCCTTGGACCTGGATTGGTACCTCAACGCCGGTGGGGACATCACCGTCGGCGGGACGGCCGAGCCCTGGCGGCTCGGGATCGAACATCCGGCCGACCCGTCGGGGCTGATCACCGTGGTCCAGTTGCGCACCGGCGGGATCGCGACCTCCGGCTCGGCCCATCGTGGGGCCCACATCATCGACCCGCTGACCGGTACCGCAGCGAGCGGCATCCGGCAGGTCACCGTGATCGGGCCGTCGCTGGCCCGCGCCGATGTCTGGGCGACCGCGATCGCGGCCCGCGGTAGCGCGGCGCTGATCTCAGCCGATGACCACCTGGTGCGGAACTGCGTGGCCGACGGCTACCAGGTGTTCGCCGTCGCCGCGGACGGCCGGATCTGCGCGACCGAAGGCTTCGCCGAATACCAGGTCAACGACCTACCTCGCCCGGCGGTTCGCCCGTTCGCGGCGCTGGCCTGA
- a CDS encoding metal-dependent transcriptional regulator translates to MPDPPVAASRWSDSVENYLKVIYTHTEWQPAPATVSALAAKLQLAPSSVAEMIKKLDRMGLVEHVRYGAVTLTGRGRLAALDMVRKHRLLESYLVAELGYSWDEVHDEAEVLEHVISPLLLDRIDARLGRPTRDPHGDPIPRSDGTVDRPVATVLADLAAGTTGSVVRISDADPAVLNLAAQAGLGLDSLVTVVRLEPLIVSVAGARVQLPAGAATAIWVARFDPATMPR, encoded by the coding sequence ATGCCCGATCCACCCGTCGCAGCCTCGCGATGGTCGGACAGCGTGGAGAACTACCTCAAGGTCATCTACACGCACACGGAGTGGCAGCCGGCTCCGGCCACGGTGTCGGCGTTGGCGGCGAAACTGCAGCTCGCGCCGTCCTCGGTGGCCGAGATGATCAAGAAGCTGGACCGGATGGGCCTGGTCGAGCACGTCCGCTACGGAGCCGTCACCCTCACCGGACGAGGTCGGCTGGCCGCGCTGGACATGGTCCGCAAACATCGGCTGCTGGAGAGCTATCTGGTCGCCGAGCTCGGGTACTCCTGGGACGAGGTGCACGACGAGGCCGAAGTGCTCGAGCACGTGATCTCGCCGTTGCTGCTCGACCGGATCGATGCGCGCCTCGGCCGACCGACGCGCGATCCGCACGGGGATCCGATTCCCCGGTCCGACGGGACAGTGGACCGGCCGGTGGCCACTGTGCTGGCCGACCTGGCGGCCGGAACCACCGGTTCGGTGGTGCGGATCAGTGACGCCGACCCGGCGGTGCTGAACCTCGCGGCCCAGGCCGGGCTCGGGCTGGACTCGCTGGTGACGGTGGTGCGGCTGGAGCCGTTGATCGTCAGCGTCGCCGGGGCCCGGGTGCAGCTTCCCGCGGGGGCGGCGACGGCCATCTGGGTGGCCCGTTTCGATCCGGCCACTATGCCCCGCTGA
- a CDS encoding sensor histidine kinase, whose translation MTSDPTDDGDRARTEGDPGSTDSGRGSTDDARSGPVARTQPRRRWFGRTLRVRLTVLLAALIMLACAAVAVATGIATSTFLTKRLDEQLALAGSRYAVSLEHNDNDADNNPETATVGQAVGTLGARVENGKVTAVGVVSGTDTPIVVSHEAREVIAGLTTGTTNRRVDLPGLGEYEVLVTTGRDGDVLVTGLPRRSVDDTLDDVIITEIVVFSVVAVVIGLVGGLAVRRSLRPLERVTATALRVSELPLSSGEVTLTERVRVDDETSEAGQVAAAVNHMLGQIENSLLERQRSENRLRQFVADASHELRTPLAIVRSHAELIELESADFPESVRRSLRSIDSGTGRMGRLVDDLLLLARLDSGVPLERREVDMTRLILDTVGDARIAGPDHRWVLDLPEEPVTLVGDELRLHQVMVNLLANSRRHTPPGSTVSVSLRSLDDGRVEIIVADNGPGIPAPLLPSVAERFVRGGSGRERATGSTGLGLAIVAGIVAAHGGELRITNERVGARVSIVLGESLSGT comes from the coding sequence GTGACCTCCGACCCGACCGACGACGGCGACCGGGCCCGCACCGAGGGCGACCCGGGCTCGACGGACAGCGGTCGGGGCTCGACCGACGACGCCCGGAGCGGCCCGGTGGCCCGCACCCAGCCGCGGCGGCGCTGGTTCGGCCGGACCCTGCGGGTCCGGCTGACCGTCCTGCTGGCCGCGCTGATCATGCTGGCCTGCGCGGCGGTGGCCGTGGCCACCGGCATCGCCACCTCGACGTTCCTGACGAAGCGGTTGGACGAGCAGCTGGCCCTGGCCGGATCGCGCTATGCCGTCTCGTTGGAGCACAACGACAACGACGCCGACAACAACCCGGAGACGGCCACCGTCGGCCAGGCGGTCGGCACCCTCGGCGCCCGGGTGGAGAACGGCAAGGTCACCGCGGTGGGCGTGGTGAGCGGGACGGACACCCCGATCGTCGTCTCCCACGAGGCCAGAGAGGTGATCGCCGGGCTCACCACGGGAACCACCAACCGACGCGTTGACCTGCCCGGGCTGGGCGAGTACGAGGTGCTGGTCACGACCGGCCGGGACGGCGACGTGTTGGTCACCGGCCTGCCCCGGCGCAGCGTGGACGACACGCTGGACGACGTGATCATCACCGAGATCGTCGTGTTCTCGGTGGTGGCCGTCGTCATCGGGCTGGTCGGCGGACTGGCCGTCCGGCGGTCGCTGCGGCCGCTGGAGCGGGTCACCGCCACGGCGCTGCGGGTCTCGGAGCTGCCGTTGTCCAGCGGGGAGGTGACGCTGACCGAGCGGGTCCGGGTCGACGACGAGACGTCCGAGGCCGGGCAGGTGGCCGCCGCGGTCAACCACATGCTCGGACAGATCGAGAACTCGCTCCTGGAGCGGCAACGGAGCGAGAACCGGCTCCGGCAGTTCGTCGCCGACGCCAGCCACGAGCTGCGGACGCCGCTGGCCATCGTCCGCAGTCACGCCGAACTGATCGAACTCGAGTCGGCCGACTTCCCCGAATCGGTGCGCCGGTCCCTGCGCAGCATCGACTCCGGCACCGGGCGGATGGGCCGGCTGGTCGACGACCTGCTGTTGCTGGCCCGGCTCGACTCCGGGGTTCCGCTGGAGCGGCGCGAGGTGGACATGACCCGGCTCATCCTGGACACCGTCGGCGACGCACGGATCGCCGGTCCGGACCACCGCTGGGTGCTCGATCTGCCGGAGGAGCCGGTCACCCTGGTCGGGGACGAACTGCGGCTGCACCAGGTGATGGTCAACCTGCTGGCCAACTCGCGTCGCCACACCCCGCCGGGATCGACGGTGTCGGTCTCGCTGCGCTCCCTCGACGACGGTCGGGTCGAGATCATCGTGGCCGACAACGGACCGGGCATCCCGGCCCCCCTGCTGCCGTCGGTCGCCGAACGTTTCGTCCGCGGGGGCAGTGGTCGCGAGCGGGCCACCGGAAGCACCGGGCTCGGCCTCGCCATCGTCGCCGGGATCGTGGCCGCCCACGGCGGCGAACTGCGGATCACCAACGAGCGGGTGGGCGCACGGGTGAGCATCGTTCTCGGGGAATCACTGAGCGGCACCTGA
- a CDS encoding response regulator transcription factor, translating to MTVDNEQRETPRRRNPAFVRADGSAPRVLIVDDEEDLTGALVSAFTYDGWQARGVLDGNTAIRAARDFLPDLVVLDMMLPDIDGFEVLRRLRAASEHVCVLFLTARDAVQDRVSGITAGADDYVTKPFSIEEVLARCRGLVRRVGVAGSRAGNRLRVGDLTIDEDAREVHRDGQLIELTGTEYELLRYLMRNARRVLSKDQILDHVWQYDFGGNAHVVELYVSYLRKKVDAGRTPMIHTVRGFGYVLKPAQ from the coding sequence GTGACCGTGGACAACGAACAGCGTGAGACGCCCCGACGACGCAACCCGGCGTTCGTCAGGGCCGACGGTTCCGCGCCCCGGGTTCTGATCGTCGACGACGAGGAAGATCTGACCGGCGCGCTGGTCAGCGCCTTCACCTACGACGGCTGGCAGGCCAGAGGCGTACTCGACGGCAACACCGCGATCCGGGCCGCTCGAGACTTCCTGCCCGACCTCGTCGTGCTGGACATGATGCTCCCGGACATCGACGGATTCGAGGTGCTGCGGCGCCTGCGCGCGGCCTCGGAACATGTGTGCGTGCTGTTCCTGACCGCTCGCGATGCCGTGCAGGATCGGGTCTCCGGCATCACGGCCGGGGCCGACGACTACGTCACCAAGCCGTTCAGCATCGAGGAGGTCCTGGCCCGGTGCCGCGGCCTGGTGCGGCGGGTCGGCGTGGCCGGCAGCCGCGCCGGCAACCGTCTCCGGGTCGGGGACCTCACCATCGACGAGGACGCGCGCGAGGTGCACCGCGACGGCCAGCTGATCGAGCTCACCGGCACCGAGTACGAACTGCTGCGCTATCTGATGCGCAACGCGCGCCGGGTGCTGTCCAAGGATCAGATCCTGGACCACGTGTGGCAGTACGACTTCGGCGGCAACGCCCACGTGGTCGAGTTGTACGTCAGCTACCTGCGGAAGAAGGTGGACGCCGGCCGCACCCCGATGATCCACACCGTCCGCGGGTTCGGCTACGTCCTCAAACCAGCGCAGTGA
- a CDS encoding ferredoxin reductase family protein encodes MTATVKPRPGPVPRSAGRPRPWRPSARHRRLAWIGDAVGTLAIVSVVIVVLLWLAGGNVNVFRQVGGPMTALGRLTGLVASDFLLLQVLLMARIPWVEQVWGHGGLARKHRWLGFTSFWMMIVHIVLITIGYAQASHVNLVAELWDLTIHYAGMLLAAAGTLALIMVVVTSIRRARRKMRYESWHLIHLYSYLGVGLALPHQLWTGADFRSSPWATVYWWTLWAAAIGAVIVFRLVYPLLSSLRHRLVVTSVRREGPGVFSVTMGGNRLDRMGLQPGQFCQWRFLHGAGWTRAQPFSVSNVPTAHSLRITVQQVGDGSDRLANARPGTRVLFEGPYGTMTADRRTRRDVLLIGSGVGITPLRGLAEMINSERISSRRAAPSVVVIQRTRSIEETLFVQEFTALARQGVRVIPLIGRRGPASEWFPGPGVVSATNALRRLVPDVADREIYLCGPRAWTHQVKRTLHDLHVPASAIHTEDFAG; translated from the coding sequence ATGACAGCAACCGTGAAACCGCGGCCCGGTCCGGTGCCGCGTTCGGCGGGCCGACCCCGGCCCTGGCGACCGTCGGCCCGGCATCGTCGACTGGCCTGGATCGGGGACGCGGTCGGGACCCTGGCCATCGTCAGCGTCGTGATCGTGGTGCTGTTGTGGCTGGCCGGCGGCAACGTCAACGTGTTCCGTCAGGTGGGTGGCCCGATGACGGCGCTCGGTCGCCTGACCGGCCTGGTGGCATCGGACTTCCTCCTGCTGCAGGTGCTCTTGATGGCCCGGATCCCGTGGGTGGAGCAGGTCTGGGGGCACGGCGGGCTGGCCCGCAAGCACCGCTGGCTGGGGTTCACGTCGTTCTGGATGATGATCGTCCACATCGTCCTCATCACCATCGGGTACGCCCAGGCCAGCCACGTGAATCTGGTGGCCGAACTGTGGGACCTGACGATCCACTACGCCGGCATGCTGCTGGCCGCTGCTGGAACCCTCGCGCTGATCATGGTCGTGGTCACCTCGATCCGTCGGGCGCGCCGCAAGATGCGGTACGAGTCCTGGCACCTGATCCACCTCTACTCCTACCTCGGGGTCGGGCTGGCGTTGCCGCACCAGCTCTGGACGGGCGCGGATTTCCGGTCCTCGCCCTGGGCCACCGTCTACTGGTGGACCCTGTGGGCGGCGGCGATCGGGGCCGTGATCGTCTTCCGGCTCGTCTATCCGCTGCTCTCCAGCCTGCGGCACCGGCTGGTCGTCACGTCGGTGCGACGTGAGGGGCCGGGCGTGTTCTCGGTGACGATGGGCGGGAACCGGCTCGACCGGATGGGCCTGCAGCCGGGCCAGTTCTGCCAGTGGCGGTTCCTGCACGGCGCGGGCTGGACCAGGGCCCAGCCGTTCTCGGTGTCGAACGTGCCGACCGCCCACAGCCTGCGGATCACCGTTCAGCAGGTCGGGGACGGTTCGGACCGGCTGGCCAATGCCCGACCGGGCACCCGCGTGCTGTTCGAGGGTCCGTACGGCACCATGACGGCCGACCGCCGAACCCGCAGGGACGTGTTGCTGATCGGCTCCGGGGTCGGCATCACGCCGCTGCGCGGCCTGGCCGAGATGATCAACAGCGAACGGATCTCGTCCCGGCGGGCCGCTCCGTCGGTGGTGGTGATCCAGCGCACCCGGTCGATCGAGGAGACCCTGTTCGTCCAGGAGTTCACCGCACTGGCCAGGCAGGGGGTGCGGGTGATCCCGCTGATCGGGCGCCGCGGCCCGGCCAGTGAATGGTTCCCCGGACCGGGAGTCGTGTCGGCCACCAATGCCCTGCGGCGTCTGGTGCCGGACGTCGCCGACCGCGAGATCTACCTCTGCGGCCCGCGGGCCTGGACCCACCAGGTGAAGCGGACCCTGCACGACCTGCACGTCCCCGCGTCCGCGATCCACACGGAAGACTTCGCCGGCTGA